A DNA window from Mobula hypostoma chromosome 3, sMobHyp1.1, whole genome shotgun sequence contains the following coding sequences:
- the LOC134343375 gene encoding uncharacterized protein LOC134343375: MLSTTNCVSFRSTLEGLLPWAGMRTTNSQNGGGHKNWPPKKSKDIFSVMVTPDRIPKFFIPSLGVHAQAEHPTEAEEDCQSPALLLQPREEESRRARSPTASSTRSDRILVRGSPLQRSPASSGDGAPLAGELERAADHSDPATRAALSLPHLQKITTPYGFPALGEIPHIRRKESLFFERDVAEIRSLLKSSKQSRTLGRSRSSALTELELQKLPGASVVSRANRSASWETIGSPSLPQASTSLTTLVKDKNKFRILIKKHFASIKRMKSNCSSARLADRALSSFSA, from the coding sequence ATGCTGTCCACGACAAACTGCGTGAGCTTCCGAAGCACGTTGGAGGGTCTGCTGCCCTGGGCCGGTATGAGGACTACAAACAGCCAGAACGGCGGGGGGCACAAGAACTGGCCGCCCAAGAAGTCGAAGGACATCTTCAGTGTCATGGTGACTCCTGATCGCATCCCGAAGTTCTTCATCCCATCTTTGGGTGTTCACGCCCAAGCAGAACATCCCACGGAGGCGGAAGAGGATTGCCAGTCGCCTGCTTTACTTTTGCAGCCCCGGGAGGAAGAGTCGAGGAGAGCCAGGAGCCCTACCGCGTCCAGCACCAGGAGCGACCGTATCCTGGTGCGGGGAAGTCCGCTGCAAAGGTCCCCGGCGAGCAGCGGGGACGGGGCTCCGCTAGCCGGGGAACTGGAGAGGGCGGCGGACCACTCAGACCCTGCAACGAGAGCTGCGCTCTCCCTACCCCACTTACAGAAAATCACCACCCCTTACGGATTTCCAGCCCTGGGCGAGATCCCACATATCAGGAGGAAAGAATCTCTCTTCTTTGAGCGCGACGTGGCAGAGATCAGGAGTTTGCTGAAGAGCAGCAAGCAGAGTCGGACGTTGGGCAGGAGCCGCTCCAGCGCACTCACTGAACTCGAGTTGCAGAAGCTCCCTGGCGCCAGCGTAGTCTCCCGGGCCAACAGATCGGCGTCCTGGGAAACCATCGGCAGCCCCAGCCTCCCCCAGGCATCCACCTCCTTGACCACCTTAGTCAAAGACAAGAATAAATTTCGGATCCTGATTAAGAAACACTTTGCTAGCATTAAGCGTATGAAATCCAATTGTTCATCGGCGCGGCTGGCTGATCGGGCGCTGAGCAGTTTCAGTGCATGA